A region of the Desulfomicrobium escambiense DSM 10707 genome:
CTGGTACGTCGGACAGCCGGTCTTTCTGGATGTAGCCAAGGGGCTCGAAGATCTGGGCGCCGGCTGGGTGACCATGCACCCACGCTACGGGGCCCAGGGGTTCACCGGCCAGGCGGACTGGCCCCGGCTGGCCGAGTTGAAGAAAACCGTCGGCCTGCCCGTCATCGCCAGCGGAGACCTTTTCATGGCGGAAGACGCGGTCCGCTGCGTCGAGCAGACCGGTGTCGACAGCATCATGTTCGCGCGGGGCGCCCTGAACGATCCGGCGATTTTCGAGCGCTACCTGGCCTTGCGCGGACATGCCGAAGCATCGGAGAAGAGCGGCCGCCAGGCCATCACCATGGTTCGCAGGCTGTGCGAACTCTATACGGGACCCCGCATGGACAGGTTGGGGCTTTTGAAGATGCGTACTCTGGTGCCTCGCTTTCTCAAAGGCCTTCCCGGCGCGCGCAGCCTGCGGCGCGACATCGTGTTCTGCAAAACCTGGGACGAAGTGTTTGCCCTGCTGGAAGGACAAGCGACGCACATGGAGACGGAGGAGGAACATGGAACTCATCATCGCTGAAACCGCGGGATTCTGCATGGGCGTGGACATGGCCCTGAACAAGCTCGACAAGGCCGTTCGCAACCCGCCCGGCAAGGGCACCATCCATACTCTGGGACCGATCATCCACAACCCGCAGGTGCTCGAACGCTACCGGAACCTCGGGGTGAAACAGACGGACGGCTCGAAACGACTCGACCCGGCGGATGTGGTCATCATCAGGGCGCATGGAATCCCTAAGCAGGTGCAGGAAAACTTCGAAAGGCTTGGTGTAACCCTGATCGACGCCACGTGCCCGAAAGTTAAAAAGGCGCAGATCCTCATCCAGAAACAGGCCGAGCAGGGCAAGCATCTCCTGCTTTTCGGCGAGCGGGACCACCCCGAAGTCAAGGGGCTCATCAGCTACGCACCGGAGCACACGGTGTTTGAAAGCCTTGAGGAAGTGAAAGCCATGACGCTTCCGCAGGGCAGCAGATATTTCCTTGCCGCGCAGACAACGCAGGACCGCGAGTCATTCACCGCCATCCGCGAATTTCTTCTGGGTGAAATCGATCAGGAGATGACCATTCTGGACACCATCTGCACGGCGACGAAAGACAGGCAGGAAGAGGTGCGCATCCTGTCGCGGGAGGTTCAGGCCATGGTCGTGGTGGGAGGAAAAAACAGCGGCAACACCCGCAGGTTGGCCCAAATCGCCCAGGAGGCTGGCGTGTTCACCGTGCATGTCGAAACCTCCGATGAGCTGCCCTGGGGCGAACTTGAAGCCTTCGAACGTATCGGACTCACCGCCGGTGCGTCGACACCGTCGTGGATTATTGAGGACGTCGCCAGGGCGCTCAAAGCCACCCTGGGGTGAGCAGTCGACATGACGGCGATCTACCCGGTCCAACACCGATAATCTGCAGCGGCTATCATCCGCGAATCATGCGGGAGGTGCGCAGGCAATCAAAGGACCGGTCCCGAACCGGCAAATTCCATATACATCCGCGCCCGTTCGGCGTCAGCCTCGGCTTTGGCCAGATGAAGGTACAGCAGGCGCAGATAGCCCTGCCTGATCCCTTCCTTCGCGGCCAGTCTTTCCCGGACCAGGTGCGTGAGGTCCTGGGCTGAAATCCACTCCATGAACTCGCGCGCACGGTCTG
Encoded here:
- a CDS encoding tRNA dihydrouridine synthase; translation: MTPRISFSPDAPWLAPLAGYSDLPFRLLCREYGCRMAVTEMVSAKGLIYQSPGTQELLMTSAADEPLVVQLFGSEEQFLVQAVERLREAGFRYFDLNCGCPVRKVSKTGSGAALLKEPQHLLRLAKAMIGATEPGCMGFKIRLGWYVGQPVFLDVAKGLEDLGAGWVTMHPRYGAQGFTGQADWPRLAELKKTVGLPVIASGDLFMAEDAVRCVEQTGVDSIMFARGALNDPAIFERYLALRGHAEASEKSGRQAITMVRRLCELYTGPRMDRLGLLKMRTLVPRFLKGLPGARSLRRDIVFCKTWDEVFALLEGQATHMETEEEHGTHHR
- the ispH gene encoding 4-hydroxy-3-methylbut-2-enyl diphosphate reductase, which translates into the protein MELIIAETAGFCMGVDMALNKLDKAVRNPPGKGTIHTLGPIIHNPQVLERYRNLGVKQTDGSKRLDPADVVIIRAHGIPKQVQENFERLGVTLIDATCPKVKKAQILIQKQAEQGKHLLLFGERDHPEVKGLISYAPEHTVFESLEEVKAMTLPQGSRYFLAAQTTQDRESFTAIREFLLGEIDQEMTILDTICTATKDRQEEVRILSREVQAMVVVGGKNSGNTRRLAQIAQEAGVFTVHVETSDELPWGELEAFERIGLTAGASTPSWIIEDVARALKATLG